In the genome of Miscanthus floridulus cultivar M001 unplaced genomic scaffold, ASM1932011v1 fs_366_3_4, whole genome shotgun sequence, the window TATACAACTTCTATGTGAACATACTTGCAATTGGACAATGAATATTTTGTGGTATCATCCATATTGTGAAAATCATTGCTATCTCACAATGAGACATTTGGAATTTTAACAAATTAAGATAACACAATATGCTAATTCAGCACTTCATTTGCTGTAAGTGATGATACATATATCATCTAAGTAATTTTATGTTTTTGTTACAAATGCACCTTTCATGCATCTAAAAGCACACACCTTAAGATTACAAAGGTTCCCAAAGGCCTCTGGCAGTTCAGTTAAGAGATTTGATGACAGATCAAcctgaaaaattcaaaaatcaggTTCAATATAGAGTGCTCTACAAGAATATATGAGGCAGAAGCAGGTCATATATGAGAGACAACACACCTCAGTGAGAGATTCACAATCTCCTATTGATGAAGGCAATGAAGTTATCCTGCCAACAAGTGTAAACGAGTCAAATGTGACATTCACCATAACATTTAAGTTTTAATTCCGTACTAGGATAGTTTTCATAAGAAGTAACAGAAAAGGCATTTCTTCTCCCAATAACATCTTTTTTCTATGATAGAATAGAACTCAACCTACTAGTGTTTGCACATTACTAACTATGAAGTGCACTAGAAAACAGAAACTGACTAAGGTCTTTGACTTTTTCTAGGCTGCAAATGTACTCTTTGGGTTACAGAAATATAATAAAGTTGCATTAAAAATAGAATCAGCACTATATAGTTATAGCTGTCAGCAGACAAGTCTCAATGTTAACTCGTAGGACATTAATCTATCAAACCATCCAGACATGGTTCTTTTCAACCCTCAACATGATTGACAAACAGTCAATCTCAAATGGGAACACATCAGTAACATCGCATCACTCTTGATCTGAAGCATTCCTTTACCAGTATGTAGAATAAACAAGAGTGCAAAATCAGAATTCAGCTATAAATACATAAAAATATGACAGAACAAATAAGGTACTGCAAGCCAAGAATGATTAGAGTTCTGGCACAAACCTATTGTTGCTCGCTATGAGTATCTGGAGGTGCTTCAGCAGTCCTATTTCTATAGGCAAGTTATCAAGCCTGTTATTTGCAACACGTAGTTCACGTAGAGAAGTCAGCGATCCCAAAGTTGATGGCAAGCTAACCAGTCTGCAAGATAAAGGAGAAAGTGGATGATCACATTATCTTATTTTCATGTATAACAAAACATGCTTATCTGTCATCATGCTCAATAACACTAAGAAGATAAGAGATATTGTATTCTTTCTAATTAGAACTAtgaaatatcccctttttgtacCAATGTGATACTTTACATGCATCTTGGTGGCAGGAGTCAACTGCGAAATTTTCTATTCAACGTGTTGACAGAAACATAAGTGAAATACAATGCGGCCATGAGGTTTAGTTGCTCAATAGGATAATTCAACTATTCcatttaaccaaaaaaaaaatcatgaatACATATGGACATCTTCAGAGAActaatgtactccctccattccaaattgtaagtcgttttggcttttctagatacatagcttttgctatgcacctagatacacaatttggaatggagggagttcATGTTTAGCACAATAATCTGCACCTGACTAACCACTCAGATATATCTCCTGCCTGAAGGATTCTACAACACACTAAAGAAGAAGTTAGAAGCCAAGATTTAGTATGTGTTCTCTCTTATACTTCAACATATGGCATGCTCAGCTTTCTGACAGCTATTGGTTGATTTGCCAATACCTAGCTGCTAGCTCACAGTGGATGAGTCAAAGCAAAAGTTTGAGAATATAAAGAACAAAAAACAGTTTTGGAGAACATAACTATAAACATTGCTTTATATCCACTGGCAACATCACAGAGTATTCATAGTACTCCTATGAATAACAGTAACATGACAAGAGTTTCAGAATCGGACATACTGGTTTTCGCTTAAAGATAAATTCAATAGCTTTTGAAGACATGATAGACCTTCCCAGCAGATGCTATCATCAGCTATATCATTGGCAGTTAGGAGCAATTTCTGCAATATAAAATTAAGTCATGTACGCACAATTATAGTTCCTTATGGAAGGAGAAAATAACCCAATTCACTCGGTGGGAAAGAATAATTACATTCAGAGATTTAAGAGCAGAAATTTTGTGTGGAATTTCCTTGATACTGTTGTTGCTGATGTCTAATATTCGTATCGAGGGGCCACAATCCCAGACTTCTTCAGGCACTACCTATAGAGAAAGACACCCACAAAGATTTAAGTCTAACTTTGTTCAGAGGGACTTGGTACAGGAAAATAACCAAGTGATAACAAATCAATATCATCGAATGTTTGGTGATAAAACTGTAGGCACCAAACTGAGATGCCATAACTAATTCAGTATATAGTTTATGGGTACAGATCATTGTGTCAATCATGACCAGAAATCTACAAAAGGATCCTTGCAAAATTAGTGTTAGACATTTTCTTCTAGGGTCTGTTTGCAAATTGTAATCAAGGCGGTAATAAAGCATATAATGGTATTTCTTCATGACCAACATGCTGAGAGCACTTCCATTGGCCATGGGTAGATTTGTAGATTTCACAAATTCAAATCACAATTATCCTATGCCGGCATGCATCAACAGGACCTTCATAAAAGTGATTCAAACAAATCAGAATAAGATACCTTCAAGTCACAATCATTCAGCGCAACAACACCTGTTAACTTCCAGCGCTCAGATCGGCTTTTGGTGACAATTGCCTCTGGTTTTTGTGTTTGATTCTCCTTAACATTTGAAGGCCTTCTTACAGTTGTTGCTGAACTACTGCTATTATTTGTGATAGGACCATCCTGTTTAAGAGTAGACAACAAAAGCAGATTCTGTAAACACTCCACATTCAATGGTGAAATTAAGCAAGTTACCCTATTGTCTATGGAACACTTGCCAAGTAACAAGGAGCAACTGAAATTTTCCTCCCTGCACTTCCAGGTACCAGCACAGCTCACCCGTAAAAAATCGAACTTATGGACACGCTCATGGACATCCTACTCCAACAAACTCAATGCTAAATATCTGAACTAACTAACAGAAAGACTAAAGCAGCACAGATATGGGGAATTAGGACAGATCGAGGTCACTGATGCCGTACCCCCTGATGAAGCCCCTGCGACGCGATGAGCATGACCTTGGATCTGTCCACAACTTGCATCGAGCTCAGGCTTGCGGCATCCTGGAGCACTTTGCCTGCGACCACGAGGGAGTGAGGATTGGCTACTATGGGAACGAATCCGCGGACTCAAGAGGTAACAAGGGTTTGGGGATCGGTGCCTTTGCAGATGAGCCTCTGGCCGCGCGGGAGGACATTGGTGAGCGGCTGGAGGAGGCGCTTCAGCTCCGCGCCGGAGGCCGCGGCCGGGACCTCCACGGGGATGGTCCGCCCGGCGAACTTGACCTGGACGGTGATGGTGGTAGGTGCGGCCTCCATTACCTCTGTGCCGTCAGTCCGTCACCAGCCCAAAGACAAGCCAAACAGAATCCGTGAGTCCGCCCTTTTCGTTTCGGCTTGTCTGGCTTACTGCCATATTTTTTCACCTAAGGAATAGTACTTTCTCTGTGGCCGTGAAAAAAAACTGCTATGAGTTTGAGCTGTGAAAAAGCTGCCGTGGGCTGTGAGTCGTAGAAAAACTGAAAGctatttggttaaacaagtataaaatatactccctccatcccaaattgtaagtcattccaagaatcttggagagtcaaagtttttcaagtttgaccaaatttatataacaaaataataatatttatcataccaagtaagtatcattagattcttcattagtttatattttcatattatacctatttgatgtcatcaatctttgtgtttctctctataattttagtcaaacttgaaaaagtttgactctccaagattcttggaatgacttacaatttgggatggagggagtaccttctatctttatctctcttgaaacaactatggaagagctttttattccaccaatttcaaaaagcagaaagccaaaagctaaAAGCagagtcaaaccagctttcaaaattgtactacgaaaaagcagctgcttctgaaaaagccacCTGAAAAAAACAACCCCTTTGAtt includes:
- the LOC136531532 gene encoding plant intracellular Ras-group-related LRR protein 8-like is translated as MEAAPTTITVQVKFAGRTIPVEVPAAASGAELKRLLQPLTNVLPRGQRLICKGKVLQDAASLSSMQVVDRSKVMLIASQGLHQGDGPITNNSSSSATTVRRPSNVKENQTQKPEAIVTKSRSERWKLTGVVALNDCDLKVVPEEVWDCGPSIRILDISNNSIKEIPHKISALKSLNKLLLTANDIADDSICWEGLSCLQKLLNLSLSENQLVSLPSTLGSLTSLRELRVANNRLDNLPIEIGLLKHLQILIASNNRITSLPSSIGDCESLTEVDLSSNLLTELPEAFGNLCNLKVLHIRNNGLTSLPATLFKKCSQLITLDLHGTEITNDVLRQVEGWEEFDERRRQKHQKQLDFRVGSSGVFDEGADDDNRRR